A window of Bacteroidota bacterium genomic DNA:
CAGTGATAACGCCCATATAATTATTGTCCGCGTCAAGCACCGCCACTGCACTTACGTTGTAATTTGAAATTACTTTGAGCACATCAAAAATATGATAGTCCTCGCGCACAAATGCTTTTATCATTGATACACGCAGGTGGTCAATTGTTTTTTTTGTGTTATTCAAATCAAGAAGATCAGTGTAAGAAACCAGTCCGAGAAATTCTCTTTTGTTTACAACGGGGAGATGAGATATGCGGAAGTCCTCCATCCAGTCAAGAACTTTCTTACCAGTGTCGGTGGGTTTGAGTGAAGGAACTTCTTCTGTAATCAATTCGTAGGCGAGCATTTTGTTTCGCTTTTCAAAATTAAACGTGCGATGTGCTGATATGTTTCGTCAATAAAAGATTTATAAACATACCTTTGTTACAAATGTACATTTTTTACTTTTAGAGCTGAATATGACAAAACTCTCTGTCAACATAAATAAGATTGCAACGCTCCGCAATGCTAGGGGAGGAAATTTACCTGATGTTCTGAAATGTGCAGTTGACATTCAGCGGTTTGGAGCGCAGGGAATTACTGTTCATCCACGACCTGATGAACGGCACATCCGATACGATGATGCGGTGAAACTAAAACCGTTCATCACAACAGAATTTAATATTGAAGGTTATCCTTCAAAGGACTGGATGGATTTGGTTTTGAAAGTAAAGCCAGAGCAGGCAACGCTTGTCCCCGATCCGCCTGGAGTTTTAACTTCCAACGCAGGATGGGATACTGTCAAAAATGAAAGTTTCCTGAAAGAAATTATTTCAGAACTGAAGAAAAATAAAATCCGAACTTCTATTTTTATTGAAACGAATCTGAAACACATTCGGAACACAGTGAAAACAGGAGCGGACAGAATTGAACTCTACACAGAATCCTATGCAAAGAATTTTTCAAAGACTAAGGAAGAAGCCATCAAACCGTTTATTGAATCTGCAAAACTGGCAAACAAACTTGGTATCGGAATAAATGCAGGGCACGATTTGAGTTTGGAAAATCTCAATTACTTTTATAAAAATATTCCTAACTTGCTCGAAGTTTCAATCGGACATGCTTTAATTTCAGACACATTATACTACGGACTTGAAAATACTGTTCAACTTTACCTCAGACAATTAAAATGAAAACTACCTTACTAACTTCCTTTTGGCTACTGGCTACTGGCTACTGGCTACTGGCTACTGAAAATCAGCCATTAGGTTCTCGCTCATCTGGATTAGGCAACGCTTCCGTTTCTCTTGCAGATGTCTGGGCAGTTCAAAACAACCAG
This region includes:
- a CDS encoding pyridoxine 5'-phosphate synthase, coding for MTKLSVNINKIATLRNARGGNLPDVLKCAVDIQRFGAQGITVHPRPDERHIRYDDAVKLKPFITTEFNIEGYPSKDWMDLVLKVKPEQATLVPDPPGVLTSNAGWDTVKNESFLKEIISELKKNKIRTSIFIETNLKHIRNTVKTGADRIELYTESYAKNFSKTKEEAIKPFIESAKLANKLGIGINAGHDLSLENLNYFYKNIPNLLEVSIGHALISDTLYYGLENTVQLYLRQLK